Genomic DNA from Rhodothermales bacterium:
CAGCAAGCCCGATGCGCGCATAGTCGAGCATCATGTCCATCGCTGCGAGGCCGAAGATCCAGAGCGTCGGTACGAACACGAGCGAGGTCCAGAACACGACCACTTCGCCGCCGCCGCCAGCTGCAAGTACCAAACCAAGGACCGCCATGACCACGGTCCAGACCAGTGCGACCAGTGCAAAGATGGCCGTGACTCCCAGCCCCGGCCAGAACCAGGAAGACGCACCCGTCCAGAAGCTCCTCGCGCCTCCGTCCCGCAGCGCGTGTGCCAGGCCCACCCCACTCAGCGCCGACCAGACCAACCAAACCGGGAAGACGGCAACGAGCATGCCGAGGAGACTTGCGACGACGCCGCGATTCTGGAGGAAGAAGTCCACCAAGAGCACGGCATTCAGTGGCTCGTCGCCAAAGCCTGACTCGGAGAATGAGGCGTCGATTGCCGCACCCACAGGAGTAGCGATCAACCAGGCAAGAGTGAGTTGCACCGCCCAGAGCAACACGGCCAGTCCGGGCCGCGCTCGCATAGTCTGAATGCCGGTGGAGAGGGGACGGGCAATCATCAGAACAGGCCGGAAAAGAGAAGCAGGATCTGCTGGACGCGTGAGGCGAAGGCGCGTCTTTGCGCACTGCCTGGTGAGTCGCCTCGCAATGCCTGTCCGTTGTTGAGTCGGTTGATCTCCAGCGTGAGCGCATCGTCCGGATCGATCACCGCCTTCCGAAGCCTGGAATCTCCGGTGTGCGAGAACGTGCGCCAGGCATCCTGACCATCCCATCGGAAATCCCGTGTGCTTCCGTCCTCAAACTCCATGCGCACCGTCGTCGGCACATGGCCGTCCAGAACGCGCTGCACCACTACACGGCTGCGCCAGCTCTCCGTAGAGTCCCTGGACTCAACCTGGTTGGACGTTGCCGAATCCATGCGGTAGTCGAGCACAGCGGATCCGTACACGTACTGATCAAAGAACCAGTCCATGTCCTGTCCGGACGTGCGCTCCAGTGTCGCCTGGAGGTCCCGCGTGGTCGGGTGGCGAAACGCCCACTCGTCGTAGTAGGCCCGGAGAAACTCCCGCATGGTGTCCCAGCCCAGGAGACCCTCCAACGTATTCATCACCGTGGCCGGCTTTGAGTAGGAGTTGCGCCCGTAGTCGGAGGAGTAGCGATACTGCCACGACCAGGTGTCGAGCGTGCCGCGCGACGGATCCTGGTGGGCGTAGACCAAACGGTGAAGGTCCTTGCCACCGAGCGTGAGGCCGGGCAGTTGAATGGCCCCCCCGAAGGCATCGTCCATGATGCGGCTCTCGAGGTAGGAGTTCATGCCTTCGTCCAACCAGGCCTCCTCGAACTCGTTGCTGGCCAGCATGCCGTAGAAGTACTGGTGCCCGAACTCGTGCACGGTCACGAGCTCCAGGGACTTCACCCACTCGGGCAGCATGTAGTTGGTCCCGCAGGTGATCAGCGTCGGGTACTCCATGCCGTTCGAGCCGCCAATCCCATCGACCAATGTCAGTGTCGTATAGGGGTACGGGCCCACCCAATCGTCGAATCGTTCGAGCGATGCGATAGCTGCATCGAAGTGACGCCGCCGCTGGGTCTCGGTGTCGTGCTCGGGGCGCAGCAGCAACCTCAGGTTGACGTGTCGCCAGGTTTCCGTGTACTCGCGATAGCCTTCGTAGGCCGTCCACGCGAAGTCGTGCACATCCTCGGCCAGATAACGCACGGTCTTTTCGCCCCAAACGAGATCCTCGGAGACCTCGACACCGCTCGCGCCCACCACATAGGAGCGGGGTACGCGCAGGGTCACGTCGTATGTACCGAAGTCCGCATAGAACTCCGAGTTGGCGTGGAACTGATGGGCGTTCCACTGTCCTGTCTCCGCGTCCAGGGGTACATAGCGCTGTCCGGGCACTTCGTAGACGGCGATCTTCGGAAACCATTGCGCCACGAAAAAGAAGGGGCGACCATCGCTGTCTTCCAGCCAGCCCGTGCGCGCCGTGATGCGCGGAAGGCGACTCTCGAATTCCAGGTCCAGCGTGATGGTCTCGCCGGGCTGCACGGCCTGCGGCAGAGTGACGGCCATCACCGTCTCGTCCCGCGCGTTGCCGTCGTTGGGTTGGATGAATCGCATCTGGCCCGTCAGGTCCTGCGGAGCGCCCGAGTAGGGCAGCGCACCGGCCAGGTCGGCCGGCAACTCGCCGGCGATTTCCATGCGGGTGATCTCAACGCCGCCCCATCGATCACTGCGCTCATCCGAGAATCCTCGGTGTTCACCGCCGCTCTCGTTCTGAAAGGTGGAGCCCGGCTTGAATGCGTTCAGATAGAGATGGAATCGTAGCTCGTCGACCGGCGTGTTGCCCGGGTTTCGCCAGGTCAGGCGCTGCGACCCGGTGACGGTTCTTGCCTCCGGGTCGAGCGTGACGTCCATCTGGTAGGACACCCGCCGCTCGGACAGCGGTTCGTCTGAGGTGGTCTGCGCCACGGCCATAGTCGCCGGCAGCATCAGTGCCGCCAGCAGCGCCGGCAAGAACATTTGGGGGTGCCTGCGATTCATGGCCGCAGATTACGAATCCGTGGGCGGGAGGTATGGCCGATTTCGTTGAACTCTGTGAGGTAGGGCCGCGGGACGGCTTCCAGTTCGAGGCGACGCCCATCCCCACGGCGTTCAAGCTGAGGGTCATCCGAGGACTCATGGCCGCGGGTGTCAGGCGGATACAGGCCACCTCATTCGTGCACCCGAAGTGGGTGCCGCAGATGGCAGACGCGGAGGTGGTGCTGGAGGCCTTGCTCCCGGAGGCCTCGCAATACGGCACGACCCTCACCGCGCTTGCCCTGAATGTGAAGGGCGTGGAGCGGGCTGTCGCGGCAGGCGTCGGCACGGTGGATCTCTCGATCGCACTCAACGAGCAGCACGCGAAGGACAACGCCAACATGAGCGTGCAGCAGGGCATCGACGCTGCTCACGCCATGCTTGACGCGGCGGCGCAGGCCGGGGTTGCCGCACAGCTAGGTCTGCAGACCGTGTGGGGCTATCAGGAGCCTGACGATACGCTACTGGCTCGTGTGCGCGAGGTGGTCGCAGCGTTTGCTGACCGCGACCTGGAGTCGCTATCGCTGGCGGATTCCACCGGAATGGCTAGTCCTGTGACCATCAAGCGCACGGTTGAGGCCGTGCGGGCGGCGGCGCCCGGCGTGGACCTGGTACTTCACCTGCACGATACGCGCGGCCTGGGTATGGCGAATGTCGCTGCCGCCATAGAAGCTGGGGTGCGGCGGTTCGACACCTCTCTTGGCGGCCTTGGCGGCTGCCCGTTCATACCCGGCGCTACCGGCAACATCGCCACCGAGGACACAGCGTATCTGGTCGGGCGATTGGGTCTGCGCCACGGCCTGGACGTTCCGGGTGTCGCTGCGATCAGCCGGGCCGTCGAGGATCACGTTGGGCATGCGCTGTCGGGGCGCATGTATCGCCTGGTGTAGGGTCGAAGCGGGACTGGCCGTTCAGCGCGCCGATCTGGCCTTGTCGGCCGCTGATCCGGCCTTTGCGGCGCGCCGAAGCGGGACTGGCCGCGGGCCGATCCGGCGGCGACATGGAATCGAGGCCCTCGATCCCATCTCCCGCCGGGCCGTAGCGGACCCTGTTGTGTAATCCGGCCGTCGTTTTCGACTTAGCCGCGCTTGAAATCGGGCCAGAGGTGGGATTCAGCCCTGATTTTCCATGTTGGTGGCCGGCCTCGCGGCCCCCGCAGCCCAAGCGCCCGGCCCGGCGTGCCGCTACGGCCCCGCGCCCCGGCCCGGCGTGCCGCGGCCGCCGCGCCCAACGCGGGCCGATCCGGCGGCGACATGGAATCGAGGCCCTCGATCCCATCTCCCGCCGGGCCGTAGCAGACCCCGTTGTGTAATCCGGCCGTCGTTTTCAACTTAGCCGCGCTTGAAATCGGGCCAGAGGTGGGATTCAGCCCTGATTTTCCATGTTGGTGGCCGGCCGGCGTGCCCGGCCCCGCGTGCCCGGCCGGCGTGCCGCTGCGGCCCCGCGCCCCGGCCCACGCGCCCGAACCGGCGCCGAGCCCCAAGCGCCCCGGCGGTGCGCGCCGCTCCGCACCCACAGCCAAGCCCTCAGTCCTGATAAGCCTCAATCGGCGGGCACGTGCACACAAGCTGCCGATCGCCCTGCGCGTCATTCACGCGGCGCACCGTCGGCCAGAACTTGTGCTCACGCGTCCAGGGTGCGGGATACGCGGCCTTCTCCCGTGGGTAGGGCATTTCCCATTCATCAGCCAGCACTTTGGCGGCCGTGTGCGGGGCCTGACTGAGCACGTTGCGCTCGGCATCGGCAATGCCCAGTTCCACCTCCTGAATCTCGCTCCGAATGGAGATCATGGCCTCGCAGAACCGGTCCAGCTCGGCCTTGGCCTCGCTCTCCGTAGGCTCGACCATGACTGTGCCCACGACAGGCCACGACATGGTCGGCGCATGGAATCCGTAGTCCATGAGCCGTTTGGCCACGTCCACCTCAGTCAGCGAGGTGTGCTGCCGGAGGTGACGCAGGTCCAGGATGAACTCGTGGGCAACGCGGCCGCCGGGTCCGGTGTAGAGCACATCGTACGTGCCCTCCAGACGCTTGGCCATGTAGTTAGCGTTCAGAATCGCCACCTGCGAACTGCGCTTGAGGCCGTCCGCACCCAGCATGGCGATGTACGCCCAGGAAATGACGAGCACACCGGCACTGCCGAACGGCGCAGACGCGACCGGACCGATGGCCTCGGCGCCGCCGGTCTTTACCAGCGGGTGGCCCGGCATGAACGGTCCCAGGTGCGGCTGCGCACAGATTGGGCCGATGCCCGGGCCGCCGCCGCCGTGCGGGATGGCAAATGTCTTGTGCAGGTTCAGGTGGCAGACATCCGCACCAAAATCCCCCGGACGACACAGCCCGACCTGCGCGTTCATGTTCGCGCCGTCCATGTACACCTGGCCGCCGTGGTCGTGCACGATCTGACAGATCTGTCGAATACCGCGCTCGAACACCCCGTGCGTGGACGGATAGGTGATCATCAGCGCCGACAGCTTCTCCGCGTGCTCGGTCGCCTTCGCTTCGAGATCTGCGATGTCCACGTTGCCGTTCTCGTCGCAGTTCACCACCACTACCTGCATGCCGGCCATGACCGCACTCGCGGGGTTGGTGCCGTGCGCCGAGCTCGGAATCAGGCAGACATCCCGATGCCCCTCTCCACGACTCTGGTGGTAGGCGCGAATGGTGAGCAATCCGGTGTATTCGCCGGCCGCACCGGAGTTGGGCTGCAGGCTGACCGCCGGCAGTCCGGTGATTTCGCCAAGCCAGTTCTCCAGGTCGGAGATGATGCGGTGGTAGCCCGGCACCTGCTCCGACGGTGCAAACGGATGAATGCTGTTCAACCCAGCCCACGTGATGGGCATGAGCTCCGCCGTGGCATTCAGCTTCATGGTGCACGAGCCAAGCGGAATCATGCTCGTGGTCAGCGACAGGTCACGCGAGGACAGCTTCTGCATGTAGCGCAGCATGTCCGTCTCCGAATGCACGGTGTTGAACACCGGGTGCTCGAGATAGCCGGTCGTGCGCGGCATGGCGCCGTCGTAACCGCTGTCCGTGGCCTCCAGAATACGGGCGATGGACACTGAGCCGCCCGTGAGCACCTGTGCAAGCAGCTCAATCTCCGCCTGGGTCGATGCCTGATCCAGCGAGACCCCGATCGAGCCGTCGTCGAAGTAGCGCAGGTTCATGTGAGCCTGCTCGGCCCGTGTGCGCACGCCGTCGACGTCGGCGCCGTCAATGCGCAGGGTGTCGAAGAAGTCGGCGTGGCGCACGGACAGTCCGCCCTCGACCAGCATGCGGGCCAGGACCTTGGTCATGTCGTGCACCCGCTTGGCGATGGCCTTCAAGCCCCTGGGCCCATGGAAGACCGCGTACATGCTCGCCGTCACGGCCAGCAGCACCTGGGCGGTGCAGATGTTGGAGGTGGCCTTGTCACGGCGAATGTGCTGCTCACGCGTTTGCAGGGCCATGCGCAGCGCGGTGCCGCCGTCAGCGTCCACGGTCACTCCGATAATGCGGCCGGGAACGGAGCGCTTGAACTCGTCACGGGTGGCGAAGAACGCGGCGTGCGGGCCGCCGAAGCCCATCGGCACGCCAAAACGCTGACTGGATCCGACCACGACGTCCGCTCCGAACTCGCCTGGAGCCTCGAGCAGCGTCAGTGCCAGGAGATCACTGGCCACCACCACCTGTCCGCCGCCGTCGTGCACGGCCTGGCACAGGGCGCGGTGGTCTACCACGCGGCCGTCGGTCTCGGGATACTGTATGAGCACGCCGAAGAACGCATCGCTCATCTCGAAGGAGGCCACGTCCCCAACCGTGATCCCGATACCCATGGGCTCGGCGCGGGTGCGTACCACCTCGATGGTCTGCGGGTGGCAGTTCTCGTCCACGAAGAAGGCGACGCGCTTACGGGCCTTCCGGTAAATCATGCTCATGCCCTCGGCCGCAGCCGTGCCCTCGTCAAGCAGGCTCGCGTTGGCAATTTCCAGGCCGGTGAGGTCACTCACCATGGTCTGGAAGTTCAGCAGAGCCTCCAGCCGGCCCTGGGCAATCTCGGCCTGGTAGGGCGTGTACTGGGTGTACCAGTTGGGATTCTCGAGGATGCCCCGCTGGATGACCGGCGGGGTGAGGGTGCCGTAGTACCCCATCCCGATAAAGCTTCGATACTGTTTGTTGGACCCGGCGATCGCCTGGATTTCAGCAAGCAGTTCG
This window encodes:
- a CDS encoding M1 family metallopeptidase is translated as MNRRHPQMFLPALLAALMLPATMAVAQTTSDEPLSERRVSYQMDVTLDPEARTVTGSQRLTWRNPGNTPVDELRFHLYLNAFKPGSTFQNESGGEHRGFSDERSDRWGGVEITRMEIAGELPADLAGALPYSGAPQDLTGQMRFIQPNDGNARDETVMAVTLPQAVQPGETITLDLEFESRLPRITARTGWLEDSDGRPFFFVAQWFPKIAVYEVPGQRYVPLDAETGQWNAHQFHANSEFYADFGTYDVTLRVPRSYVVGASGVEVSEDLVWGEKTVRYLAEDVHDFAWTAYEGYREYTETWRHVNLRLLLRPEHDTETQRRRHFDAAIASLERFDDWVGPYPYTTLTLVDGIGGSNGMEYPTLITCGTNYMLPEWVKSLELVTVHEFGHQYFYGMLASNEFEEAWLDEGMNSYLESRIMDDAFGGAIQLPGLTLGGKDLHRLVYAHQDPSRGTLDTWSWQYRYSSDYGRNSYSKPATVMNTLEGLLGWDTMREFLRAYYDEWAFRHPTTRDLQATLERTSGQDMDWFFDQYVYGSAVLDYRMDSATSNQVESRDSTESWRSRVVVQRVLDGHVPTTVRMEFEDGSTRDFRWDGQDAWRTFSHTGDSRLRKAVIDPDDALTLEINRLNNGQALRGDSPGSAQRRAFASRVQQILLLFSGLF
- a CDS encoding hydroxymethylglutaryl-CoA lyase, whose product is MADFVELCEVGPRDGFQFEATPIPTAFKLRVIRGLMAAGVRRIQATSFVHPKWVPQMADAEVVLEALLPEASQYGTTLTALALNVKGVERAVAAGVGTVDLSIALNEQHAKDNANMSVQQGIDAAHAMLDAAAQAGVAAQLGLQTVWGYQEPDDTLLARVREVVAAFADRDLESLSLADSTGMASPVTIKRTVEAVRAAAPGVDLVLHLHDTRGLGMANVAAAIEAGVRRFDTSLGGLGGCPFIPGATGNIATEDTAYLVGRLGLRHGLDVPGVAAISRAVEDHVGHALSGRMYRLV
- the gcvP gene encoding aminomethyl-transferring glycine dehydrogenase, with amino-acid sequence MAVDLNPTDRFADRHIGPSASDVEDMLTVVGASSLDTLVDETVPESIRLGRDLHLPPALTEHELLAEIQAIAGSNKQYRSFIGMGYYGTLTPPVIQRGILENPNWYTQYTPYQAEIAQGRLEALLNFQTMVSDLTGLEIANASLLDEGTAAAEGMSMIYRKARKRVAFFVDENCHPQTIEVVRTRAEPMGIGITVGDVASFEMSDAFFGVLIQYPETDGRVVDHRALCQAVHDGGGQVVVASDLLALTLLEAPGEFGADVVVGSSQRFGVPMGFGGPHAAFFATRDEFKRSVPGRIIGVTVDADGGTALRMALQTREQHIRRDKATSNICTAQVLLAVTASMYAVFHGPRGLKAIAKRVHDMTKVLARMLVEGGLSVRHADFFDTLRIDGADVDGVRTRAEQAHMNLRYFDDGSIGVSLDQASTQAEIELLAQVLTGGSVSIARILEATDSGYDGAMPRTTGYLEHPVFNTVHSETDMLRYMQKLSSRDLSLTTSMIPLGSCTMKLNATAELMPITWAGLNSIHPFAPSEQVPGYHRIISDLENWLGEITGLPAVSLQPNSGAAGEYTGLLTIRAYHQSRGEGHRDVCLIPSSAHGTNPASAVMAGMQVVVVNCDENGNVDIADLEAKATEHAEKLSALMITYPSTHGVFERGIRQICQIVHDHGGQVYMDGANMNAQVGLCRPGDFGADVCHLNLHKTFAIPHGGGGPGIGPICAQPHLGPFMPGHPLVKTGGAEAIGPVASAPFGSAGVLVISWAYIAMLGADGLKRSSQVAILNANYMAKRLEGTYDVLYTGPGGRVAHEFILDLRHLRQHTSLTEVDVAKRLMDYGFHAPTMSWPVVGTVMVEPTESEAKAELDRFCEAMISIRSEIQEVELGIADAERNVLSQAPHTAAKVLADEWEMPYPREKAAYPAPWTREHKFWPTVRRVNDAQGDRQLVCTCPPIEAYQD